One Gadus morhua chromosome 13, gadMor3.0, whole genome shotgun sequence genomic window carries:
- the LOC115557195 gene encoding uncharacterized protein LOC115557195 encodes MSKNSRRYFEATLQTGREAYNLVVCFSPEKRDQFVHAAENRQAVKLFATRKSITCISFHFVFVGYSSPGGFDVLVSSYSRLDAFGDLPFTHRAPSSTSDRLTVVDVLGLGPRQRVGVINLKVLQLLDNRVVEIQGASMELKCFEVCDSTGQTALSVWDRLISTVQLGQCYTFYSLTTRKDGSRTVLTTTPSTLVTATTGVGQPSSLRQVTVADVEILCGPATAVKSVAKPRCPRCHVGQDQLDVKCSTHRCESNMCSMLQRTPAYLVTYSGVLIVAPKDVDERSMQLTNSTVMGFVKKFCVACNVHDGPALEETIMALPELVVSVNAVGLVVRFAPAVAVREAMADCSLGDILDTEEASTSYLLDD; translated from the exons ATGTCCAAGAACAGCAGGCGATATTTTGAGGCCACCTTGCAGACGGGAAGGGAGGCATACAATCTTGTCGTCTGCTTCTCCCCCGAGAAGCGGGACCAGTTTGTTCACGCGGCAGAAAACAGGCAGGCGGTGAAATTGTTTGCCACGCGGAAAAGCATCA CAtgcatttcttttcattttgttttcgtaGGCTACAGCAGTCCAGGGGGCTTCGATGTGTTGGTGTCGAGCTACAGCAGGCTTGACGCGTTTGGGGACCTTCCCTTCACCCATAGGGCACCGAGCAGCACCTCTGACCGGCTGACCGTGGTCGATGTTTTGGGTTTGGGTCCCAGGCAGAGG gtGGGAGTCATCAACCTCAAGGTACTTCAGCTCCTGGACAATAGGGTGGTGGAGATCCAAGGAGCGTCGATGGAGCTGAAATGCTTTGAGGTTTGTGACTCCACCGGACAGACGGCGTTGAGCGTGTGGGATCGGCTGATCTCCACCGTCCAGCTCGGCCAATGCTACACCTTCTATTCGCTGACGACAAGGAAGGATGGGAGCCGCACTGTTTTAACCACTACCCCATCCACACTGGTCACCGCCACCACGGGTGTAGGGCAGCCTTCTTCCCTCAGGCAGGTGACTGTCGCGGACGTGGAGATTCTGTGCGGGCCCGCGACCGCGGTCAAGAGCGTGGCAAAGCCCAGGTGTCCACGATGCCACGTCGGACAGGACCAGTTGGACGTCAAATGCTCGACCCACCGCTGTGAGTCGAACATGTGCTCCATGCTGCAGCGCACACCAGCGTATCTGGTGACGTACTCGGGGGTGCTTATCGTGGCACCCAAAGATGTCGATGAGCGCTCCATGCAATTGACAAACTCCACGGTGATGGGGTTTGTCAAGAAGTTTTGTGTGGCGTGCAACGTCCATGATGGCCCAGCCCTGGAAGAGACCATCATGGCGTTGCCAGAGCTGGTCGTTTCTGTTAATGCAGTAGGACTGGTGGTGCGCTTCGCTCCGGCCGTAGCTGTAAGAGAGGCTATGGCTGACTGCTCCCTGGGCGACATTCTGGACACGGAGGAGGCTTCGACGTCCTATCTTCTGGACGACTGA